The following coding sequences are from one Streptomyces angustmyceticus window:
- a CDS encoding inositol monophosphatase family protein, translating into MIDALRTEETGETAITPIAVPPAAATAPDAPETPLFDVAALDLAAVEDAVRRAAADEIMPRFRQLAAEDIVEKNGPHDLVTVADRRAEEHLTAALTALLPGSVVVGEEAVHADPRVLDALHGDAPVWIVDPVDGTRQFVHGDPGFATLVALAHRGEVLASWTYAPALGLMAVARRGAGAWLNGVPLRAGTPSSGAVLDVATSHYDFTTDAQKQVLAALDTGGVAPRPCGSAGLEYLHVARGEIDATAFSWENAWDHAAGLLLVHEAGGASGTVAGQPFRIEGGNALPFTAARDTATARRILGLLAAAN; encoded by the coding sequence ATGATCGATGCACTTCGTACCGAAGAAACCGGAGAGACCGCGATTACCCCGATTGCCGTGCCCCCGGCCGCCGCGACCGCCCCCGACGCTCCTGAGACCCCGCTGTTCGACGTGGCGGCGCTGGACCTGGCCGCCGTCGAGGACGCCGTCCGCCGCGCCGCGGCCGACGAGATCATGCCCCGCTTCCGGCAGCTCGCCGCCGAGGACATCGTCGAGAAGAACGGTCCGCACGACCTCGTCACGGTCGCCGACCGGCGCGCCGAGGAGCACCTCACCGCCGCGCTCACGGCCCTGCTGCCCGGTTCCGTGGTCGTCGGCGAGGAGGCGGTGCACGCAGACCCCCGCGTCCTCGACGCGCTGCACGGCGACGCCCCCGTCTGGATCGTCGACCCGGTCGACGGCACCCGCCAGTTCGTGCACGGCGACCCCGGCTTCGCCACGCTCGTCGCGCTCGCCCACCGGGGCGAGGTGCTGGCGTCGTGGACCTACGCCCCCGCGCTCGGCCTGATGGCCGTCGCCCGCCGCGGCGCCGGTGCCTGGCTCAACGGCGTCCCCCTCCGGGCCGGCACCCCCTCGTCCGGCGCCGTCCTCGATGTCGCCACGTCCCACTACGACTTCACCACCGACGCCCAGAAGCAGGTGCTCGCCGCCCTGGACACCGGCGGCGTCGCCCCGCGCCCCTGCGGCTCGGCGGGCCTGGAGTATCTGCACGTCGCCCGCGGCGAGATCGACGCCACGGCCTTCAGCTGGGAAAACGCCTGGGACCACGCCGCCGGGCTGCTGCTGGTCCACGAGGCGGGCGGCGCCAGCGGCACCGTCGCGGGGCAGCCGTTCCGCATAGAAGGCGGCAATGCGCTGCCCTTCACCGCGGCGCGGGACACCGCGACGGCGCGGCGTATCCTCGGACTGCTGGCGGCCGCCAACTGA